The following is a genomic window from Thermodesulfobacteriota bacterium.
CGGAAATAAGTTTTATGGCCCCTGAGATGGGGGCAGGAATATTAACCAAGCATGTGGAGCCTGAAAAGAAAGAAGATGCCATGAAAAAAACCGCTGCTGATCTTGAACGCAATGCCTCTGTCTGGGGTCCGGCACATGAATTCTTATTAGATGATATAATAGCCCCCGAGGAAACAAGGAAGATGCTGTGTCATGCACTCAGTCTTTTAGCCACTAAAGCACCTGGCCCTCTGGTATAAAAACGTATGCTCAAGAACTACAATCCCATACTGTTTCCTATGATCAGTTTCATGATTTCAGTAGTTCCGCCGGCAATAGTCATATAACGAACATTACCAGGCACACGAGCAACATAATATTCTTTCATGCATCCATATCCTCCATGCAACTGGGTACAGTGATAAGCAATCCGATTTACCATCTCCGGTATCCACCACTTAGCCATGGATACCTTGACAGTGATGTTAACCCCCTGAATAAAGTCTTCAATGAGAGAATTAAGGAATGCCCTCCCTATTTCAACCTCAGTGGCCATCTCAACAATCTTAAACGTGTTGTGCTGGAATTGGCTTACAGGACGCCCAAATACATTGCGGGTTTTACAATATTCAATGGTTTTTTCCAATGTATATTCAGCAACTGCCTGTGCATCGACTGCTACGATCAGTCGTTCCTGTTGAAGGTTATGCATCAAATATTTATACCCTTCACCCTCTTCACCCAACAGGTTTTCCTGAGGAACACGGCAATCCTCGAAGAATAATTCTCCGGTGTCCTGGCTGTGTCCGCCGGTCTTTTCGAGAAGGCGTCCCTTCGAAAATCCTGGAGTCCCTTCCTCAATGAGAAGTATACTGATCCCCTTATGGGGAGGTTTTGCCTTTGGGTCAGTCTTTACAGCCACAATCGCTAAATCACAGCCTATACCATTACTTATGAATACTTTCTGACCGTTGACAACATAGTCATTACCATCCCTGATGGCCTTGGTTTGGATGCTGGCAAGATCAGAACCTGCTTCTGGTTCTGTCATAGGCAATGAGGTTATAATTTTTCCACTGACACAGCCAGGGAGATACTTTTCTTTCTGTTTTTGTGTCCCATGATGATGAATATACGGGACAAAGATATCGCTATGAAAACCCATCCCCTCAGCGCCAGGCACCTCAGAACGTGCTGTCTCTTCATGAAGAATAACAGAGTATTCAAATCCAGCCCCTGATCCCCCATATTCTTCATCTACCCAGGGACATAGATAACCCTGTTCTCCCATTTTGTACCACAGGCTTCTTGGAATCCTTTTTTCATCCTCCCACTTTTCGGCGTGAGGTTTAATCTCTTTGTTTACAAAGTCCCTGAATGCCTTACGAAAAATATTATGCTCTTCCTGGTAAAATCGTTCCTCCATGCCAACCTCCTATCCCTTCTTTCAAAATTTTATTGCCCGCTATCTCTCTTTTGCTGCATTAACCAGTGGATAAGCATCGGAAAGCAACAAAAAGATTATATTAGGTGGTTAATTATAGTTCTATACATACCCTATGTCAATTTTAAAGATGGAATTTAAAGTGAAAAGGCAGTAATAACCTGACCCCATTAAACCTTATGACTTACCTCTTTGATCTCTGACTATTGAAAAGCATTGGCATTTTTCTTGACTTTTTGGGACTTCTTTTGATAAAAAGATACTGATTTCAACGAAAAAGGAGAAAAAAGCATCAGTAACCAACAATATAACCAATCTTCATCTTTCCGGGTATAAGAGGTTGAAGTGGTTAAAAGTTAGCCAGGAGGTTAAAATGAGTCAATTAAAAACACGAGAGGCGCATACTGGATCAGGTATTCCTGTAAAAACATACTATACTTCGCAGGACATAGTAGATTTAAATGAAGGAAAAGACCTGGGACTGCCTGGAGGAGAGCCTTATACCAGAGGCATATATGAGAGTATGTATCGGGGGAGGTTATGGACTATAAGGCAGTTCTCCGGTTTTGCTACTCCGGAGGAAACAAACAAGAGATATAAATACAAATATGAACATGGAGAAACAGGCTTCAGCATTTCTGTTGACTCAGTGACAGAAAATGGTCTTGATCC
Proteins encoded in this region:
- a CDS encoding acyl-CoA dehydrogenase family protein; this translates as MEERFYQEEHNIFRKAFRDFVNKEIKPHAEKWEDEKRIPRSLWYKMGEQGYLCPWVDEEYGGSGAGFEYSVILHEETARSEVPGAEGMGFHSDIFVPYIHHHGTQKQKEKYLPGCVSGKIITSLPMTEPEAGSDLASIQTKAIRDGNDYVVNGQKVFISNGIGCDLAIVAVKTDPKAKPPHKGISILLIEEGTPGFSKGRLLEKTGGHSQDTGELFFEDCRVPQENLLGEEGEGYKYLMHNLQQERLIVAVDAQAVAEYTLEKTIEYCKTRNVFGRPVSQFQHNTFKIVEMATEVEIGRAFLNSLIEDFIQGVNITVKVSMAKWWIPEMVNRIAYHCTQLHGGYGCMKEYYVARVPGNVRYMTIAGGTTEIMKLIIGNSMGL